In Vigna unguiculata cultivar IT97K-499-35 chromosome 3, ASM411807v1, whole genome shotgun sequence, a single genomic region encodes these proteins:
- the LOC114177285 gene encoding uncharacterized protein LOC114177285 produces the protein MCSEIVPPRFSFSHDVSGLPKKQDASRKDTTPLVGSNHEFEFSTGRSLEFESSSADELFSNGVILPLPVQMQQPKRNTTRKHTLYGESPYTRLPPLPCSSDKTKKESIREVVDVNGGGCCEKKTQSNSFWVFSRSKSLSCDRKKSFMSYSPPLSRSNSTGSVPPLSKRVSSTKHSSAKPLSSSSSSTLNLYPVQRSRSGKSYGGSYANGLWISPVLNLPTPCISKASAGFFGLGSFLRVGRAKKSKK, from the coding sequence ATGTGTTCTGAAATAGTTCCTCCTCGTTTCTCTTTTTCCCATGATGTCTCGGGGCTACCAAAGAAACAAGATGCGTCACGCAAAGACACTACTCCGCTTGTTGGGTCAAATCATGAGTTTGAGTTCAGCACTGGGAGAAGCCTTGAGTTTGAATCATCTTCTGCTGATGAACTTTTCTCTAATGGGGTGATCCTTCCCCTTCCCGTTCAGATGCAGCAACCGAAGAGAAACACAACTCGTAAACACACCCTTTATGGGGAATCTCCGTACACGAGACTTCCTCCACTTCCATGTTCTTCTGACAAAACGAAGAAAGAGAGCATTAGAGAAGTTGTGGATGTGaatggtggtggttgttgtgaGAAGAAAACTCAGTCAAACTCTTTCTGGGTGTTCAGCAGAAGCAAAAGTCTTAGTTGTGATAGAAAGAAAAGCTTCATGTCTTATTCACCTCCTTTGTCGAGGAGCAATTCAACTGGTTCAGTGCCGCCACTTTCAAAGAGAGTGAGTTCAACTAAGCATTCATCTGCTAAACCACtctcatcttcaagttcttcaaCCTTAAATTTGTATCCTGTGCAAAGGTCTCGTTCTGGTAAGAGTTATGGTGGATCTTACGCCAATGGTCTTTGGATTAGTCCTGTTTTGAACCTACCAACTCCTTGCATTTCTAAAGCAAGCGCTGGTTTTTTTGGGTTGGGTTCCTTTTTACGTGTTGGGAGGGCCAAGAAAAGCAAGAAGTAA